The following are from one region of the Methanothermobacter sp. genome:
- the rrp41 gene encoding exosome complex exonuclease Rrp41, with protein sequence MKTPPLVREDGRAFDELRPLKIEAGILERADGSSYLEFGGNKILVAVYGPREAQIRKLQRPDRAVIRCRYNMAPFSVEERKRPGPDRRSVEISKITAEALRPALILEKFPRSVIDVFIEVLEAEGGTRCAGITAASVALADAGIPMRDMVVACAAGKVNDQVVLDLSEEEDKAGQADVPVAILPRTREITLLQSDGNLSEDEFERALELAMDGCLRIHEVQKEALRKKYGE encoded by the coding sequence TTGAAAACACCCCCCCTTGTCAGGGAGGATGGAAGGGCATTTGATGAACTCAGGCCCCTGAAAATTGAGGCAGGAATACTTGAAAGGGCTGACGGTTCATCCTACCTTGAATTTGGAGGTAACAAGATACTCGTAGCTGTTTATGGACCAAGGGAGGCACAGATAAGGAAGCTGCAGCGACCTGACCGGGCAGTTATAAGGTGCAGGTACAATATGGCACCATTCTCTGTTGAGGAGAGGAAGAGGCCGGGTCCCGACAGGCGCTCTGTCGAAATTTCCAAGATAACCGCGGAGGCCCTGAGACCTGCACTGATACTTGAAAAGTTTCCAAGGTCCGTCATAGACGTCTTCATAGAGGTTCTTGAGGCAGAGGGTGGTACAAGGTGCGCAGGCATCACAGCGGCATCGGTGGCCCTTGCAGATGCAGGTATACCCATGAGGGACATGGTTGTTGCCTGCGCCGCAGGTAAGGTTAACGATCAGGTTGTCCTTGATCTATCTGAGGAGGAGGATAAGGCCGGGCAGGCGGATGTGCCGGTTGCAATCCTACCAAGGACACGTGAAATCACACTTCTCCAGAGCGATGGAAACCTCTCAGAGGATGAATTTGAAAGGGCCCTTGAGCTGGCAATGGATGGTTGCCTCAGAATACATGAGGTTCAGAAAGAGGCCCTCAGAAAAAAGTATGGTGAATAG